The nucleotide window CAGCTCGCCTCCTTGCAGGGCATTCAGGCCGTGGGCCACCCGACGATCACCGGCTTCTCGCCCCTGACGGCGCCCGTGGGGGGCCTCGTCACCCTCACGGGAACGAGCTTCGACAGCCAGACCGCCGTCTATTTCAACGGCGTGGCCGCCGCGCGCTCCATCGTGAACGCGACGACGCTCGTGGCCCAGGTGCCCTCGGGCGCCACGACCGGCAAGATCCGGGTCAGCCGGGCCGGCTCGACCACCACCTTCTGCAACCTGCCGCAGACCTCCGGCGCGACCTTCACCGTCGACCCGTATTGCCAGTCGACCGCCAGCTACAACAGCTACGGCGCCATCGACTACGTGGCCTCGTCCGAGTTCACGAACAACACGATCGGGCTCGGCACTTGCCCCAACTACACCAACAACACCCCGTACGTCGTGTCCGCCACGGCGGGCCAGGTGGGCAAGGAGATCGACATCCAGTTCGGCTCCTGTGGCCAGCCCAACTACGAGAAGCTCTTCAAGATGTACGTGGACTGGAATGGCGACAATGACTTCACGGATCCGGGCGAGTTCCTCATCGACGCGCCGTCCGTCTCCAGTGATGTCCTGTACACCATCACCCTCAACATCCCGACGACGGTGCTGCCGGGCACCAAGCGCATGCGCTTCATCGTCGCCGTCCACGATGACGCCGGGACGAACCCGGCGAGCGTCTCCTCGTGCGGCGCGTACAACTTCGGCGAGACCGAGGACTACCTGCTCAACATTGCCCCTGCCCCCGCCTTCGCGCCCACCACTCGCGGCTCGGAGCAGCCCCACGCGGAGCTGACGGTCTCGCGTGGAGAGGAGTCACCCTCGGTGCGGTTCGGCCTGGACGCCACCTCCCTCCCGGCCCTGCGCTTCACCCTGCCCGGACAGCCGTAGTCCGGCGGCCCTGCGCGTCCCGCCGTGTGCCTCCGCGCGAGGCACACCTCACCCTGCAAGAGGGGGGCTTATTCGGTGAGGGTGAACCGGACCGGGACGGTGAAGGCCGCGGAGTTGCGGCCCGTGAGCGTCACGTCCGCCTCATAGCTCCCTGGGGGCAGATCCCCTTGGACGATGATGTGGAAGCGCGAGACGGTCCCCGTCTCCATCCAGACCGGGAAGGCCTGAGGGCACGTGGAGAACACACACGAGAGCCACTCGCCCAGGGCAATGAACGGCGTGGTAATGGCGATGGGGACCGCGAGGAAGGGGGCGGCGATCCCCGCCTCGCCCACGGTGTCCCAGAGCTGCTCGACGGCCGTCTCCACCTCTCCAATCGCGACGCGGACCGCCTCCTTGCCGCTGCCGGTGACCTGAAGATCCGAGAGCACCGCCTGACCGCTCAGCGTTTTCTCCCGGAAGATCACCGGGACCAGCCCGCGCTGGTTCTTCTTCAGCGTGAGGGGCGTCGCGTCATAGGACACCTCGAGCTCCGCCGGAATGAGCAGCCCAGGCTCCGTCACGGCCTGGGTGAGCCGGAAGGTGTCCGCGCTCCGCACGGTACCGGGCTGGACGGTGATCTTCGCCTCGAGCCCCATCACCGCGCTGGGCAGCGGTGAGGCAGCGGCCAGCGCGGGCGAGGTGAGCGAGCCCGCGCTCACCTTGCCTCCGAGTGCGAACCCGTCGTACTCGAGCGTGCTCGACGTCACCTCGAGGCGGGAGGCACCATCCCAATACATCTGTCTCGCGGAGGTGAGCGTCACGCTCCCAGGGAGGGCGGTGTTACCCGTGGCAGTGACCAGGACTCCGCGGGTGAAGCCTGAGAGGCTCAGGTTCCTCGGGGACACGCTCGCGGCGTCCGAGAAGAACAGGGCGCTCTTCGCGTCACTCCAGTTCTCGGGGAAGGTGACCTGGGGCTTGGTGCCACCGCTGACAGATGCGGTGCTCAGCTCGACGGCGGGCGAGGCGGTTCCGTCCTCCAGGTGGGTGCGCGTGGCGACGGCTCGAATCTCCACCTGCCCCAGCGTACCGCCGGCGATATGGATCCGCTGGCCTTCCAGCACGAGGAGCCCCGTCTCGGCTCCGACCTGGGCGTCCGCGAAGAAGAGGTAGTGCTTGTTGTCCGGGAAGAGGGGCCCTGTGACGAAAACGCCGGAGTCAACCTGCCCCCGCCCCTTTCCGCTGATGTGGATGGGGTTGCCGGAGAGCTCGAAGGTGGCCGGCACGCCGCGGGGGCGCCCCGTGTTCTCGGCCGTCCAGCGGGCGCGGCGTTGATCGAGCGTCTCGGGGGGCTGGTTCTCATCGTCCGGCCCTGCTCCCACAGCGGGGCCGGAGGAATCACCACACCCCAGTGAGCCCAGGAGGGTGAGCACGGCACACACCGGCGCCAGGAATCGGATCAGGTTCCGCATGAACTCTCCATCACAGCCGGCCCACTGTTGACCGGTGTATTGTCCGTGGGCAGACGTTCTGGATCATGCCGCAGTGCGCAGAACCTCAGTCAGGCGCTGCGAGCCGAATGCCAACGGCCCAGCGGGGAGATCGCGCCAGTCGAAGCAAGGGTCTGCAGAAGGGGGCTGGCCGACAGTAGACTTCCGGGACGTGAAGCCGGTCTTGATGACTCCTGGAACTGAAGTGGGTGCATGGCGCGTACTGGAGCAGCGCGGCCAGGGCTCCTACGGCGCCGTCTATCGTGTCGAGAAGGGAGGGCACCCGGAGGAGGGACCCTTCGCCTTGAAGCTGGCGCTCCACTTGAACGATCCGCGTTTCGAACGCGAGGGGGAGCTGCTCTCCCGCCTCCAACATGCAGGCATTCCCCGGCTGGTGGAGCGGGGCACATGGGAAGTGCAGGGTGGAGGGGGCTTCCCCTTCCTCGTCATGGAGTGGGTGGAGGGAGTCCCCCTGTACGAGTGGGCTGCGCAGCAGCCGCTGACCTCGCGCCAGGCCTTGAAGTTCCTGGCGCAGGTGGCCTCGGCGTTGGCGGCCACACACGAAGCGGAAGGCGTTCACCGGGACGTCAAGGGTGACAATATTTTGGTGCGAACGCGTGATGCCGGCGCCGTGCTGATGGACTTCGGCTCGGCGTATTACCGAAGGGCCCGGGTGCTCACGCACCAGTTTCCGCCGCCAGGAACCCCTGAGTACCAGAGCCCCGAATCTCAGCGCTTCCAGTGGGAAGCCCGGCATCAGCCGTCAGCCCGCTACGAGGCCCAGCCCGCCGATGACCTGTATGCCCTGGGAGTAACGGCTTACCGGCTCGTCACGGGCAGGTATCCACCGGCCTTGGACATGAGGGTGACAGAACAAGGGTTCGAGTTCTTTCAGCCACCGTGGATCCCTCCCGAGACCCTGGTCTCTGTGAGTCCGGAACTGGCGGAGATTATCCAGCAGTTGCTCTCCGATGAGCCTTCAGGGCGGGGCACCACCCAGGAAGTAGCCGAGGTGCTGGAGCATCTCGCGAGGACCGCCGGGCCTCAAGCGGACCACCTCATCACCCCGTTGCCGGCTCAATCAAACCCCGTTCAGCCACTCCGGCCGCAGCCGTCTCGGGCCGAGGCCCCATGGCTGGCGATGACCGCCTTGGTATACCTGTGGCTCGGTGCATGGTGGATGAACGAGGGACACGTGCCTGCGCCCGGGAAAGTTCAGCAGTCACAAACCCACGAACAAAGAGATGGTGGAACAGTAGGTCTCGGGGAGGAGGTGCTCTCCAGTCCTGCTCCGGTGCGCCTGCTTGAACCGGGGGTTGGGGGAATGCTGCTCGACATCCCCAAGAAGCCGCTGCCCGGACAGCGGCTTCCTCCTTGTGTGAAATACACGGTGGAGCTCAATGGGGCATGCTGGGTCCCGGTGAGGGACGCGGTACCGCCATGCAGTGCCAGTATGTATGAGTGGAAGAAGGCGTGTTACCTGCCCCACGTCGATCCCGGGAGGCCTTCAACCTCGGATGCCCCGTAAAGGCCCCTGAATGATAGGGCTCAGTGCGCTGAACGCCCGCCGATTTCTGGAAAACGTTCGTACGTTCGTAAGAGCGCATCCAGGTGGGCGGGGTTGTCAAGATCGAGCGGAGTAGGGGTGAGCTGGATCAGCCAGCCACCGGTCGCGGTGCGCCGCGACCGCGAGAGCAGGTCCGCGTCTCGCGCCGGATCTGGAAATCCGATAGCTTGGCAGGCAGCCGCCGACCAGTAGTTTAACCACCCCAGCCGATGTGGGATCACGGGCGAAGGAAGAGTCCACGAGAGCCTGAGCGCTGGGAGACCGCGTGGCGGCGGCTGTGGGTTTGCCGCCCAATTTTTGGTTTGGCGCGCGATATCCACTCCTGCGCTGTAGGGCGTCGCGTGCCCCCAAAACGCGTGAGCGCCCTCCGCGATGCCCTCCAGCACATCCTTGGCCGCCGCGAGGTTTCCGGCGTTCAGTGGCAGTGCTGCATGGACATCGAACAGCGGCTTGCCCCCAGGAGCTCTGCCTGCCGGTATTTCCAGTCCATAAACCGTGATGAGATCGTTCTCGCTGCCGCCATTGCAAACGAGCGGAAAGCCTGGTCCGTCTGCTCTGCCTTGGGAGATCCACGCATCGCGCTGCGGTAACGGGATGGGGGTTCCCTCCTTGGAAATCATCCATTCCAAGCGCAAGCCTGGCAGCGCTCGCTCCATTTCCCGGACGACAGCCAAGGGGCGGCTATCGTTCCTCGCAAGGGCTGGCGCATAGACAATGATGGCCAGTTCATTCTGCTGAGTCGCCGTCATCTTAGCACCAGTCCATCACGACAATGACTCCATCGAGATCCGGATCTGCAAGTTCCAGAGCGGCTTTGTGCGCGGCGCTCCGTACGCCGACACGGAAGTCGAATCCACAAGCCCGTGCGAGATCGCGCTCGCGCCGCAGTTCCGGCACCTGTTGTTCTGGCACCGTCCTTTGAAGATAGAGCGAGTACGTGTCAAAGTTGTCAGTCTTGATCTCCCAAAGCACTCGCGCGCGCAGTTGCAGCGCGTCGAAGTGCTTCGCGTTGACGAGCACATCCCAGCCCCGGAAGCTGTTCTGCGGAACCCGGTCGGCGCACGTATTGTGTAGTTCATCTCCGCCCAGGTGAGGCACGCGCTGAGGCGTACACTTCGGGTTGCGCTCTCGCTCAACGGAAGAGGGTGGCAAGGGGGGCCAATTCTGGCCTGAGGGCTGCGGCTTGGGTCTTCGTTTCGGCAGGGCTGTTGTCGAGGAAGGCTCAGTTTGGAGCACAGGCCTCTCGTCATCAGGACGGATCCCGCTCAGTTCATGCGTATCCAGTGCTTCCTGGATGGCGACGGCGACCACCACCGCGCCCGTGAGAATGACGGCGCCCAGAACGATCTCTGGTGCCGCCAGAATGCAGATGCCGATTCCTACGGCCGCAGCCCCCGCGGAGGCGACGGCGCATCGTCCGGTGGGATCTCGAAATTGGACCTTCTCACGGTCGAGGGCCTGAAAGCACCGGTCCACCAGCAGGGGCCAGGGGTGGGAAGCCTCCTGGACCACGCACCGTCCCTCGTCTTTCCAAGGCAGCGCCGCCGCTCTCTGGAGGTTGGCGAGCCGCTGGCTCCGGGCCACTGGCTTTTTCAGGCCTGGCGTCGGAGCAGCGCAGGCAGAGAGGAAGAGCAGAAGCGCGGCGTAAGCTCGGAGACCCATGAGCGTCCGTTCAATCAAGCCAGGACGCTGGAGGTCAAGGGCGGCCTGTGCTTGGCAGCCACCTCACGAGGCGGGGCGTGGCCCGTTACTTCCCACCGCAGCCCGTGATGAAGGTCTCCGGCCGCTTGCAGGTGGCGCCCCCCTTCACCTTGGTGAACACCGGGGCGCAACTGGCCGTCGTGGGACTCTTCCCGGGGGATGTGGAGAGCACGGACAGTGTGGGGATGCCAGCCGGGAGGCTCTCGCTGTTGGAGTCCGGGTTGTGCCCGATGATGCGGCGTACGTGCGACAGGCTCTGCCGGTACCATCCCAGGAAAGGCCGGTAGGCCGGGCCCGCGTAGTGGCTGTCGGCGATCATCGGCGTGTCATCGGGGGGCGGCTTGCCCTGATTGTAGCGCTCGAAATCCGCGCCCAGGAGGAGGGTGGGTTCGGGGTTGCTGGCAATCTGGCCATAGGTCATGCCCGTCCAGACCACCACGTGGGTGATGTTCGTGTTCGGCGCCTTGCCCTGTCCTCCCTGGGCATTGCCCATGATGTACAGCAGGTCTCCGGGGAGCAGGTCTTTCTGGTGCGCGGCGAAGGTGTTCGCGTTGATGTCGAGCAGCACCCCGGCCATGCCCTTCTCACACGCCTGCAGGTCGATCTGGCTGGGGAGCTGATCGAGAGGCACACCGAGCGCGAAGCTATAGAGGAAGGTGGTGAAGTTCGAGCAATCGAAACCCTGCTGCTTCACCTGGTCTTCCGGAAACGGCTGGCCTGGCGGGGCCTGGGTGCCGCCGGTGTTGCGGTTCGCGGTACAGGTCGTGGGAGAAGTGTCCTTCATCTGCTGCGGGTTCGCGGGCGGCAGCCAGGTGGGCACATGGTGATGGCAGTAGTTGAACTGCTGGCGGACGATGAAATCCACGGCGGCCAGAATGCGCTGCCGCTGCCAGCCCGGCTCCCGCACTGGGCACTGGGTGCCGGGGGCCACTTCGGGCACCTGGTAGGGGTACATGGAAGGCCCCCAAGTCCCCCCCTGTGAGGGATTCACAGAGGAGGACTGATTCAGGCGGCAGGAGAGATCGGACTTCAAGGCTTCTGGACTGTCACACTGCGGACCGGAGATGGCGCAGGAGACCTGGGCGTTGCCCTTCGGAGGCTCTGCCCCGCCACGCGCGCTGACCAGGAGTGCCGCTGCCAAAACGCCTTGGCCATACCGTTTCCAATGGGATGCCTTCATGGTGAGTTCCTTCGCGAAGAAAAGAGGGTGTCAGGGGACGAGGCGTGTCAGTGGGTGCCGCCCGCCTGGGAGAGCTGGCTGTCGAAGGCGATGAACAGGCCGCTGTAGGTGCCGTCCCCGTTGGAGACGATCAGCGCGCCATCCTGGTATCGGCTCGGGTGGGTGACGCCCTGGGTCATGTGCACCTCGTCGATCCCGGCCGTCCCGTCCGGGTCCGAATACCCGCGGCCGAAGACATAGAGGGTCCCGCTGCCCCCCACCTTCGCGGACTGGATGAGGGCTTCCACCGTCTCCACCAGGCTCACCTCGCCGGGCGAGTCGCTCGGGGCTGACTCATCGAGGAGCTGCATCTGGTTCAGGTCGAAGAGGTCGCTGAAGCACACCCCCTGGTCGAGCGGGGTGAAGCTCTTGGAGGTGTTCCGGATCAGCTTCAGCACCGATTCGTCCGTCAGCTGGTCAATCCGCAGGTAGCGCAGGTTGGGGTCCCCGAGCTTGGAGCGGACGTTGATGTTGCACTGGAGCGTCCTGGGCTGGCCGACGTCGAGCGACAGGTTGAAGTGCTCGAAGTTCGAGCGCGCGCCCGAGGAATCACCGGGCTGGCTGTCTTTGAGGACACCGCCCGCCACGTCGATCTCCGGGGGAGAGAAGGCTTCGACGACGTTTCCAATGGCGAGGGAGTAGGTGTAGTGGCTGCTCATGATGGGCTCCTGGGCGTGGGGGCTGGGGTGTGACGGCTTCGAGGAGTACCAAGCGCAGGGGGCACTCACTGTGAGCCCGCTCACTCGAAACCTGTGAATGGGAAGACACCCCTTCAGGAAGCGCGAAAGAGAGCCCCATGAAGGGGCAGGGCGCTTGCTATCCTGAGCATTCATGGCCACGAAACTGCGATGTCTCGCGCTGATGCTGGTGACGTTGGGGGGGGGAGGGGCGTGCCGGGCCCATCAGGAAGACGGCAGCCCAGCCGCCATGGCCTGCGTGGATGATGCGTGGGAGGACGACGACACGCTGGAGCAGGGGAAGGCCACCCCTCCGCTCTCCCATATCTACAACCATGGGCCCTTGGTGCTGGAGGGAAGGGTGGCGTGCCCCGGCGATGCGGACTGGATTCAGGCCTGGGTGGACTGCTGTCACCCCGCGGGGGCCGTCGTGCGCTGGGACGCCTCACGGGGGCCACTGGAAGTGGAGCTCCTGGATTCCAGTGGCCATCCCCTTCCGCTGAGCGAACCCGGAGACACCGTCCAACGCCAACCGGGGGAGATACGCCTGCTCCGGAACGAGTTTCAAAACGGCTTCTTCGTCCGGGTTCGTGCTGGGGGCGCGTCAGCGGTGCCGTACACCGTCAGCCTGATCGCGCCCGTGTTCGTCCATCGGATGCCCGAGGACCTCAGAGAATCACCGTCTCAACCAGGCTGGACGCCCATGCGCGGCGAGCAGGTACGGAGGGCTGCGCACGCGGCCGCGCCTTAACACGTAGCCGAACAGCCCCACGGCGGCGAGCGGCAGGACCACGGGCGCGAGCTGCTGGAAGCGGTGCTCGGCGCTGTCGACGCGGTCGCCCAACAGCTTCAGCAGCCAGTGCTGGGGCTTGTGGTCGGGGAAGCTCGCGGCCCACTTGCGAATGAGGCCCGACAGCCCCTTGGGAGGACAGGTGGTTCCGAAGACAGGCGGCCACTCGCGGTTGGGGCGGCCGTGCTTGAACACGGCCGAGCGCGCGGGGTCCATGGGCTCGATGTCCGCACGCGAGTGGGGCCAGGGCTCCGGCGGCCGCATCATCGGCACGCCGGGGCGGCGCGACAGCTCCCGGTCCACGCCCCAGTAGGCCGGGCGCCGGGGGGGCTGCACGGCCTTGTAGCCGGAGTGCTGCTGGATGTCCTCGGCGCTGCTCACCGTGGGCTCCCGGGGGGGGGAGGCCGTGTCGATGCGAGGGGCCCGCGCTGGGGACTCACGCGGTGGGTTCGTCGTTTCCATGTGGGTCGTCTCCGGGCTAGTGGGTGATGGGGCCATTGGGGAAGAGGGCGCACTTGATGCACCCGTCCTTCTTCTGAGCCATCGTGTGGTAGAACTCCGGGGCCTTCTCCAGCGGGCCGCGGTGCGTGAGCACGTCGGAGGGGCGGATGCGGCCCGCCTGGATGTGCTCGAAGAGCAGCGGCATGTAGCGCTTCACGCTCGCCTGGCCCGTGCGCATGGTCTGCGCCTTGTTCATGAACGTGCCGATGTCCACGCCGGTGAACGGGGGGCCATACGCGCCGATGACGGAGATGGTGCCGCCTTTCTTCGTGGCGTG belongs to Stigmatella erecta and includes:
- a CDS encoding GEVED domain-containing protein, producing MMNKLAAAVLGVGFLWSGGTAHAYIYNERMCSYGAASPLWNVGSTMTVDFTAGAAMSASGTSVVPVDFYLSPTSTVTSSSIFLKTSLKATITSPGPSCSAMAHDTLSLPATTNGSCFALGNYYLIAKTGTSQLASLQGIQAVGHPTITGFSPLTAPVGGLVTLTGTSFDSQTAVYFNGVAAARSIVNATTLVAQVPSGATTGKIRVSRAGSTTTFCNLPQTSGATFTVDPYCQSTASYNSYGAIDYVASSEFTNNTIGLGTCPNYTNNTPYVVSATAGQVGKEIDIQFGSCGQPNYEKLFKMYVDWNGDNDFTDPGEFLIDAPSVSSDVLYTITLNIPTTVLPGTKRMRFIVAVHDDAGTNPASVSSCGAYNFGETEDYLLNIAPAPAFAPTTRGSEQPHAELTVSRGEESPSVRFGLDATSLPALRFTLPGQP
- a CDS encoding serine/threonine-protein kinase, which gives rise to MKPVLMTPGTEVGAWRVLEQRGQGSYGAVYRVEKGGHPEEGPFALKLALHLNDPRFEREGELLSRLQHAGIPRLVERGTWEVQGGGGFPFLVMEWVEGVPLYEWAAQQPLTSRQALKFLAQVASALAATHEAEGVHRDVKGDNILVRTRDAGAVLMDFGSAYYRRARVLTHQFPPPGTPEYQSPESQRFQWEARHQPSARYEAQPADDLYALGVTAYRLVTGRYPPALDMRVTEQGFEFFQPPWIPPETLVSVSPELAEIIQQLLSDEPSGRGTTQEVAEVLEHLARTAGPQADHLITPLPAQSNPVQPLRPQPSRAEAPWLAMTALVYLWLGAWWMNEGHVPAPGKVQQSQTHEQRDGGTVGLGEEVLSSPAPVRLLEPGVGGMLLDIPKKPLPGQRLPPCVKYTVELNGACWVPVRDAVPPCSASMYEWKKACYLPHVDPGRPSTSDAP
- a CDS encoding DUF5953 family protein — translated: MTATQQNELAIIVYAPALARNDSRPLAVVREMERALPGLRLEWMISKEGTPIPLPQRDAWISQGRADGPGFPLVCNGGSENDLITVYGLEIPAGRAPGGKPLFDVHAALPLNAGNLAAAKDVLEGIAEGAHAFWGHATPYSAGVDIARQTKNWAANPQPPPRGLPALRLSWTLPSPVIPHRLGWLNYWSAAACQAIGFPDPARDADLLSRSRRTATGGWLIQLTPTPLDLDNPAHLDALLRTYERFPEIGGRSAH
- a CDS encoding DUF6310 domain-containing protein yields the protein MVQEASHPWPLLVDRCFQALDREKVQFRDPTGRCAVASAGAAAVGIGICILAAPEIVLGAVILTGAVVVAVAIQEALDTHELSGIRPDDERPVLQTEPSSTTALPKRRPKPQPSGQNWPPLPPSSVERERNPKCTPQRVPHLGGDELHNTCADRVPQNSFRGWDVLVNAKHFDALQLRARVLWEIKTDNFDTYSLYLQRTVPEQQVPELRRERDLARACGFDFRVGVRSAAHKAALELADPDLDGVIVVMDWC
- a CDS encoding DUF2278 family protein; its protein translation is MSSHYTYSLAIGNVVEAFSPPEIDVAGGVLKDSQPGDSSGARSNFEHFNLSLDVGQPRTLQCNINVRSKLGDPNLRYLRIDQLTDESVLKLIRNTSKSFTPLDQGVCFSDLFDLNQMQLLDESAPSDSPGEVSLVETVEALIQSAKVGGSGTLYVFGRGYSDPDGTAGIDEVHMTQGVTHPSRYQDGALIVSNGDGTYSGLFIAFDSQLSQAGGTH